One Oncorhynchus masou masou isolate Uvic2021 chromosome 18, UVic_Omas_1.1, whole genome shotgun sequence DNA window includes the following coding sequences:
- the dcun1d3 gene encoding DCN1-like protein 3, with protein sequence MGQCVTKCKNPSSSLGSKSGDKEQGSKSHHKKGGGGGGHKEEPGTVCSKTSSEHMFNGTKTAMEVTVETTVIPASAMLGDLRKEDRLVADREGPSLLRIEELFCCYKDPHEDAILEEGMEGFCNDLCVDPAEFRVLVLAWKFQAATMCKFTRKEFVDGCRAIQADSLEGICSRFSCMLLEAQGEESFKDLYRFTFQFGLDAEEGQRSLQRDIAIALWRLVFTQDTPAILEHWLDFLGENPSGVRGISRDTWNMFLNFTQAIGPDLSNYSEDEAWPSLFDTFVEWEMERRKKEEQLKRAKEEERGCTETEGSPSSTDGLETESGWGSQTWVGH encoded by the exons atgggccAGTGCGTCACCAAGTGTAAGAACCCATCGTCCTCGCTCGGCAGCAAGAGTGGCGACAAGGAGCAGGGGTCCAAGTCCCACCACAAGAAAGGCGGCGGGGGAGGAGGGCACAAAGAGGAGCCTGGCACTGTGTGCAGCAAGACCTCCAGTGAGCACATGTTCAACGGCACCAAGACCGCCATGGAGGTTACCGTGGAGACCACGGTGATCCCTGCGTCAGCCATGCTGGGGGACCTGAGGAAGGAGGACCGCTTGGTGGCGGATAGGGAGGGGCCGTCCTTGCTGCGCATCGAGGAGCTCTTCTGCTGCTACAAGGACCCGCATGAGGATGCCATCTTGGAGGAGGGCATGGAGGGGTTCTGCAATGACCTGTGCGTGGACCCCGCCGAGTTCCGCGTGCTGGTCCTTGCCTGGAAGTTCCAGGCGGCCACCATGTGCAAGTTTACAAG GAAGGAGTTTGTGGACGGATGCAGGGCGATCCAGGCGGACAGTCTGGAGGGCATCTGCTCCCGGTTCTCCTGCATGCTGCTGGAGGCACAGGGCGAGGAGAGCTTCAAGGACCTGTACCGCTTCACCTTCCAGTTCGGCCTTGATGCCGAGGAGGGCCAGCGCTCTCTTCAGCGCGACATCGCCATCGCTCTGTGGCGCCTGGTCTTCACGCAGGACACGCCGGCTATCCTTGAGCACTGGCTGGACTTCCTCGGCGAGAACCCGTCGGGCGTGCGGGGCATCTCGCGGGACACCTGGAACATGTTCCTCAACTTCACACAGGCCATCGGGCCGGACCTGAGCAACTACAGCGAGGACGAGGCCTGGCCCAGCCTCTTCGACACCTTCGTGGAGTGGGAGATGGAGCGCAGGAAAAAGGAGGAGCAGTTGAAGAGggcaaaggaggaggagaggggatgcaCTGAGACCGAGGGCTCTCCCTCCAGCACAGATGGACTTGAAACAGAGAGCGGATGGGGCTCACAGACCTGGGTGGGCCACTGA